Within Fusobacterium perfoetens ATCC 29250, the genomic segment TTTGGAATACTACTGTTTCTAATTTTTTAACATTTTCTACTAAAGGTTGTTTTAAGTCTTCTTGATAGAAGAATCTTGCGTCAGCAAGTCTTGCTGATAAAACTTTTTCATTTCCAGCTTTAACTTTATCAGAATATTCAATACCATTTCTTATTACAACAAATTTTGGTAATAATTTTCCATTTTTATCTAAAATTGGGAAATATCTTTGGTGAACTTCCATAGATATAATTAAAACTTCTTGTGGTACTTCTAAGAAATCTGAATTAAATGTACCAACTATTGGATAAGGATATTCTACTAAGTTTGTAACTTCATCTAATAGATTTTCATGGATTAAAACTACTTCGTTTTCTCCAGTACAATTTTTAGCTATCATATCTCTTATCATTTGTTTTCTCTCTGCTATATCAATGATAACATTATTTTCTCTTATTTTTGTAAAATATTCATCAACATTTGACACTGTGAATCTTCCACCAAAGAATCTATGTCCTCTTGATTCTAATCCACTTTCAATTCCTTCGATTTCAAATTTTACAAGTTCATCATCAACTATTGCTAAAAACCATTGAATAGGTCTTGCAAATCTAAATTTTCTATCTGCCCATTTCATTGATTTTGGGAATTCTAATTCTAATACAAGATTTTTTAGAATATCAGATAATAAAGATTTTGTTTCAACCCCTTTAGAGAATTTTCTAACAGCAATATATTCTCCTTTTGGTGTTTCAACTATTTCTAAATCTTTTGCTTCTACTCCTTGAGATTTTACAAATCCAAGTCCTGCTTTTGATAAAGAACCATCTTCACCATAAGCCACTCTTTTTGCTGGTCCCATATTTAATTCATTTAAGTCTTCTTGTCTTTCTGCTAATCCTTCTACTAAAATAACTAATCTTCTAGGAGTTCCAAAAGTTTTTATATCTTCATATTTTATTCTTTCATCTTTGAATTTTTTTGATAAATTATTTTTTAAGTCATTTAAAGCATTAACTAGGAATCTAGCTGGATTTTCTTCCATTCCTATTTCAAATAATAACCTCATGTTTTTATCTCCTTTTTATCTCAATTATATTTCCATTATTAATTTACTAGATTTTTTTCTTTAATAATGGATATCCTAAATTCTTTCTATTTTCTACATAGATTTCAGCACATCTTTTTGCTAAATCTCTTACTCTTAAAATATAAGCCATTCTTTCTGTAGTAGAAATAGCTCCTCTTGAATCTAGAACGTTAAATGTATGAGAACATTTTAAAACATAGTCATATGCTGGTAATACAAGTCCTGCATCTAAGATTTTCTTAGCTTCTGCTTCATATTCATCAAACCAT encodes:
- the glyS gene encoding glycine--tRNA ligase subunit beta, with amino-acid sequence MRLLFEIGMEENPARFLVNALNDLKNNLSKKFKDERIKYEDIKTFGTPRRLVILVEGLAERQEDLNELNMGPAKRVAYGEDGSLSKAGLGFVKSQGVEAKDLEIVETPKGEYIAVRKFSKGVETKSLLSDILKNLVLELEFPKSMKWADRKFRFARPIQWFLAIVDDELVKFEIEGIESGLESRGHRFFGGRFTVSNVDEYFTKIRENNVIIDIAERKQMIRDMIAKNCTGENEVVLIHENLLDEVTNLVEYPYPIVGTFNSDFLEVPQEVLIISMEVHQRYFPILDKNGKLLPKFVVIRNGIEYSDKVKAGNEKVLSARLADARFFYQEDLKQPLVENVKKLETVVFQKDLGTIAAKIRRVSKLADTLIDRLGYNDVREDIQRTITLCKADLVTNMINEKEFTELQGLMGADYALKSGEKETVSLGIQEHYFPRFKGDKLPTTKEGIVAGICDRMDTLVGCLGVGVQVTGSKDPFALRRAALGIVNVIINSNLNVSLEELVDKSIEVLEADGVLKRDKVELKKEVLEFLKQRVINVFTDMGYRRDVILSVVAVAWDNVIDTKTAIEVLESTVQEESFKNLVGIVKRVGNIVKAHKDSSVDVNLFNEDAEKSLYNYVESLDKEVDSLLSSKNYKGYLNEVLKGEEVVNNYFNNVMINDKDEAIKNNRLSQMKKLNDIYEKMADLNLIEG